One part of the Cytobacillus sp. IB215665 genome encodes these proteins:
- a CDS encoding tyrosine-type recombinase/integrase — protein sequence MLVSSQENQLMLQDENRDTLHELIHKLSDTSFYPTLEKKIDLAEKENQNSCHDFSDYEMIYYYCHEQKNVDEKKNRSSGTRQEYLRELLTFATNMVKYASEIDVDIADVKDESLFKSLEPRHIKRYQDWMIHKAPALQGKEKYSAATIARKTSIIRSFLKFLYQNQYLNADLTTRLQSATVSVDERPNRDLGPTEALELLDFFKQEQHPILFGILHVLITTGIRNSELCSARVCDVHYDGTRGEYYLRIHGKGNKKRTVPLKKKVFESIVEFRSIRGFDTSLDSKDESPLFMTSGGKAYSNTYLSRYINKAVTRTELDFVINRPNPISPHTFRHCYAIISYHSGADIYKIMRSLGHEKIETTMIYLQKEFEKEDNAVHLWDQGLLAEYV from the coding sequence ATGTTAGTTTCAAGTCAAGAAAATCAATTAATGTTACAAGATGAAAATAGAGATACACTTCATGAATTAATACATAAATTGTCAGACACATCTTTTTATCCAACATTAGAGAAAAAAATAGACCTTGCAGAAAAAGAAAATCAAAATTCATGCCATGACTTTTCCGATTATGAAATGATTTACTATTATTGTCATGAACAAAAAAATGTAGACGAAAAGAAAAATCGTTCTTCAGGTACTCGCCAGGAATATTTGAGAGAGCTGCTTACATTCGCAACAAACATGGTGAAGTATGCCAGTGAAATTGATGTAGATATAGCTGATGTGAAAGATGAATCGTTGTTTAAAAGCTTGGAACCAAGACATATCAAACGGTATCAAGACTGGATGATTCATAAAGCACCTGCACTTCAAGGGAAAGAGAAGTATTCAGCAGCAACCATTGCACGAAAAACTTCTATTATAAGAAGCTTCTTGAAATTTTTATATCAAAACCAATATTTAAACGCTGATTTAACGACAAGGCTTCAGTCAGCAACTGTTAGTGTAGATGAAAGACCAAATAGAGATCTGGGACCAACAGAAGCACTGGAGTTATTAGATTTCTTTAAACAGGAGCAACACCCAATTCTGTTTGGTATTCTACATGTATTAATCACTACAGGAATCAGGAATTCTGAATTATGTTCAGCCCGTGTTTGTGATGTTCATTATGATGGTACACGAGGAGAGTATTATTTGCGCATTCATGGGAAAGGAAATAAGAAAAGAACTGTACCATTAAAGAAAAAGGTGTTTGAAAGCATTGTGGAATTTCGTAGCATAAGAGGATTTGATACCTCATTGGATTCTAAAGATGAATCTCCCCTCTTTATGACAAGTGGCGGAAAAGCTTACAGCAATACTTACTTATCTCGTTACATTAATAAGGCAGTGACTAGAACTGAATTAGATTTTGTGATTAATCGTCCGAATCCTATCAGCCCTCATACATTCCGTCACTGTTATGCGATTATTTCTTATCATAGTGGAGCTGATATTTATAAAATAATGCGTTCACTTGGTCATGAAAAAATCGAGACA
- a CDS encoding helix-turn-helix domain-containing protein: MLEENKSEHLTTQQVAEYLGRGTATIYKYVKEGKLTPVYDHSKWKMRRTKIFKREEVEKLKAELKKPGISTFEASKRINLKYPTLMSFIYDGTIPAKKLEHRGKEQYFIAEEDLEQFLSSDFYARYLTQREKKQFVSEQGYLLFQSFINPETNINARLMEVDGDEGKIISQDGVAMSIQEAIDEGFESSITFEDKAYSTKKGYATFRFMKPYDVRSNIYSIIEAFYQSTGPKNVRLTVDHNYINVEVKPLYIEGKHHEFMQLLQQHVVSGKVFEEPSGILIDSDLEPLTIYIPSKMKQFIREKAEQEGKTMEEVSVEALKKVWGEEEG, encoded by the coding sequence ATGTTAGAAGAAAATAAATCTGAGCATCTTACGACTCAACAAGTTGCTGAATATTTAGGACGGGGAACAGCAACGATTTACAAGTATGTGAAAGAGGGGAAGCTCACTCCTGTATACGATCATTCAAAATGGAAGATGCGGAGAACCAAAATCTTTAAAAGGGAAGAAGTAGAAAAGTTAAAGGCTGAATTAAAGAAACCAGGGATTTCTACATTTGAAGCTTCAAAACGAATCAACCTAAAGTATCCTACATTAATGTCATTCATCTACGATGGAACGATACCAGCCAAAAAGTTAGAGCACCGTGGAAAAGAGCAATACTTCATAGCAGAAGAGGATCTAGAACAATTCCTCTCGTCAGATTTTTACGCGCGCTATCTTACTCAACGTGAAAAGAAACAATTCGTATCTGAACAAGGTTACTTGTTGTTTCAATCCTTCATTAACCCTGAAACAAATATAAATGCTCGTTTAATGGAGGTAGATGGAGACGAAGGGAAGATCATTTCTCAAGATGGTGTAGCTATGAGTATACAAGAAGCCATTGATGAAGGCTTTGAATCTAGTATCACGTTTGAAGATAAGGCTTACAGTACGAAAAAAGGTTATGCAACATTTCGTTTCATGAAGCCCTATGATGTACGTTCCAATATATATTCTATAATTGAAGCATTTTATCAATCAACTGGACCAAAGAATGTTCGATTAACCGTGGATCATAACTACATTAATGTTGAAGTCAAACCACTATATATAGAAGGAAAGCATCATGAGTTTATGCAGCTGTTACAACAGCATGTAGTAAGTGGGAAGGTATTTGAAGAACCTAGTGGTATATTAATAGATAGTGATCTTGAACCGCTAACGATTTACATTCCTTCAAAAATGAAGCAATTTATCCGAGAAAAAGCGGAGCAAGAAGGAAAGACAATGGAAGAGGTATCAGTTGAAGCATTAAAGAAAGTGTGGGGAGAAGAGGAGGGTTGA
- a CDS encoding APC family permease, whose protein sequence is MKNKSAVVVISLGVVFIIIGFIRSAGIEVSGSVVTLISIIAALISFSDLLVIAKHKKYANRVLLIALILFGTIIIIAVFRWNLDFLFTQSIGDGSTIIGLGLVILLYGLKENYNKDLVEEKQLNHGKNEEEQLNNDQVVVELKYGVTKNEYEEMMKINHIIVNLKKIDKQTSQLNTVHDGWAILFDHLYSHWDRRKGPFYDGKNRELFHLFLNRLDEVTEIIANIADPNPSITTFYVSMWDKTTEVSVQQRINNWNTPSTNTIEIEINETLELWNDLKKLIIDRYEKEHSEQKN, encoded by the coding sequence ATGAAAAACAAATCTGCTGTTGTTGTTATAAGTCTGGGTGTAGTATTTATTATCATTGGATTCATTAGAAGTGCAGGAATCGAAGTATCAGGTAGTGTAGTTACTCTTATATCTATTATTGCTGCTCTAATTAGCTTTTCAGATTTATTAGTGATAGCTAAACATAAAAAATATGCTAACAGAGTACTATTAATTGCTCTTATCCTCTTTGGTACTATCATAATTATTGCGGTTTTTAGATGGAATTTAGACTTTTTATTTACTCAATCTATTGGAGATGGTTCTACTATTATAGGTTTAGGGTTGGTAATTCTACTATATGGATTAAAAGAAAATTATAACAAAGACCTAGTTGAGGAAAAACAGCTTAACCATGGGAAAAATGAGGAAGAACAGCTAAACAATGATCAAGTTGTTGTGGAGTTGAAATATGGAGTAACAAAGAATGAGTATGAGGAAATGATGAAGATAAATCACATCATTGTGAATTTAAAAAAAATAGACAAACAAACATCGCAATTAAATACAGTACATGATGGCTGGGCTATATTATTTGATCATTTATATTCTCATTGGGATAGGAGGAAAGGTCCATTTTATGATGGGAAAAATCGAGAGTTATTTCACTTATTTTTAAATAGACTGGATGAAGTAACAGAGATTATAGCAAATATCGCAGATCCAAATCCTAGCATAACAACTTTTTACGTTTCGATGTGGGATAAAACAACTGAAGTTTCTGTTCAACAACGAATAAATAACTGGAATACGCCAAGTACAAATACCATTGAAATAGAAATAAATGAAACATTAGAATTGTGGAATGATTTAAAGAAATTGATCATTGATCGTTATGAAAAGGAGCATTCAGAACAAAAGAATTAG
- a CDS encoding putative holin-like toxin: MTVFEALMFAVAFCGLVISILSFNKNDNK; this comes from the coding sequence ATGACGGTATTTGAAGCGTTGATGTTTGCAGTAGCATTTTGCGGGCTAGTCATTTCGATACTGTCTTTTAATAAAAACGACAACAAATAG
- a CDS encoding YolD-like family protein has protein sequence MKDRGIMKWMPAFIQPEHMKMMKKAQADYYKVQQPVLDEHEIEEINSTILEAMEFTQEMTVTYFENGAFKPCMGHIHFVDQLNKHIRVMDKFEEVHRIKFEDIINVQII, from the coding sequence TTGAAAGATCGTGGAATAATGAAATGGATGCCAGCATTTATACAACCTGAGCATATGAAGATGATGAAAAAAGCTCAAGCCGATTATTATAAGGTACAGCAGCCTGTCTTAGATGAGCATGAGATAGAGGAAATAAATAGTACAATCCTAGAGGCTATGGAGTTTACACAAGAAATGACTGTGACATATTTTGAGAATGGAGCTTTTAAGCCTTGTATGGGGCATATTCATTTTGTGGATCAGCTCAACAAACATATAAGAGTAATGGATAAATTTGAAGAAGTACACCGAATAAAATTCGAGGATATTATTAATGTCCAGATTATATAG
- a CDS encoding PadR family transcriptional regulator encodes MEKSNEPKRFALNMSAAQFVKFYIMFLLTTRITMYSEQFKKEFKTLGGQWSPAPSTLLNTLAQMTEDGFLTREVHIKGKRQRLYLYQLTHAGKEEFDVLKKKYYNIFDEQRNILEKVMKQVYK; translated from the coding sequence ATGGAAAAGTCTAATGAACCTAAACGCTTTGCACTAAACATGAGTGCAGCTCAATTTGTGAAATTCTATATTATGTTTTTGCTAACGACACGAATTACTATGTATAGCGAACAATTTAAAAAGGAATTTAAAACTCTTGGCGGACAATGGTCACCAGCCCCTTCGACACTATTAAATACCCTTGCTCAAATGACCGAAGATGGCTTTCTAACTAGAGAAGTTCATATTAAAGGTAAGAGACAACGGCTGTACCTCTATCAATTAACACACGCTGGAAAAGAAGAATTCGATGTTTTGAAAAAGAAATACTACAACATATTTGACGAACAACGAAATATATTAGAGAAGGTCATGAAGCAAGTATATAAATAA
- a CDS encoding AbrB/MazE/SpoVT family DNA-binding domain-containing protein, which produces MIITVEKCGDSLGIRIPRYIAEEMSIKQGSEVELISDKESIILKPQKKTLPH; this is translated from the coding sequence ATGATTATCACGGTTGAAAAATGTGGAGATAGCCTTGGTATACGTATACCTAGATATATTGCTGAAGAAATGTCAATTAAGCAGGGTTCTGAAGTAGAATTAATTTCTGATAAGGAGTCTATCATATTAAAACCACAAAAGAAAACATTACCACACTAG
- a CDS encoding putative holin-like toxin: MTVFEALMFAVAFCGLVISILSFNKNDNK; this comes from the coding sequence ATGACGGTATTTGAAGCGTTGATGTTTGCAGTAGCATTTTGCGGGCTAGTTATTTCGATACTGTCTTTCAATAAAAACGACAACAAATAG
- a CDS encoding plasmid stabilization protein has translation MAHKITLTGKATSELRKMKNRDVFTFDMKENGSPQAPKGLPSSEFIDYTVFINKKQFNKLKIEQDDFQNHKLLIQGEPTLNVPMDECPGEIGVVCFQIQVLEPKNKKEVEAIPKNAPAGTEAYEDIGKITIPDDFQKTAPRKEKLAEKIAYIDNNGTIDEPISIDKNTYMLKDGYSRFLAAKERDFAKVPVKY, from the coding sequence ATGGCGCATAAGATAACTCTAACTGGAAAGGCTACTAGTGAACTACGAAAAATGAAAAATAGAGATGTATTTACTTTCGATATGAAAGAGAACGGATCTCCCCAAGCTCCGAAAGGGTTACCTTCTTCTGAGTTTATTGACTATACAGTTTTTATTAACAAAAAGCAATTTAATAAACTAAAAATTGAACAAGATGACTTTCAAAATCACAAGCTATTAATTCAGGGTGAACCTACGCTTAACGTCCCTATGGATGAGTGTCCAGGTGAAATTGGTGTCGTTTGCTTTCAAATTCAAGTTCTTGAACCGAAAAATAAAAAAGAGGTTGAAGCGATACCAAAAAATGCCCCAGCTGGCACTGAAGCATATGAGGATATTGGAAAGATTACGATACCTGATGATTTTCAGAAAACGGCCCCTAGAAAAGAGAAATTGGCTGAAAAGATAGCTTATATTGATAATAATGGTACGATTGATGAGCCTATATCCATAGATAAAAACACATATATGCTAAAAGATGGGTATTCTCGTTTTCTAGCTGCAAAAGAAAGAGATTTTGCCAAAGTACCTGTAAAGTATTAA
- the hfq gene encoding RNA chaperone Hfq has product MNIQIQDNLLKKLKENQFLCTIFTTNGVPIKCKVISYDSFTVLVDVKGKQQLINKSGISTII; this is encoded by the coding sequence ATGAACATACAAATTCAAGATAACTTATTGAAAAAGCTAAAAGAAAATCAATTCTTATGTACAATTTTCACGACAAATGGAGTGCCGATCAAATGTAAAGTAATCTCCTATGATAGCTTCACAGTGCTTGTTGATGTCAAAGGGAAACAACAATTAATTAATAAGAGTGGTATTTCTACTATAATATGA
- a CDS encoding GIY-YIG nuclease family protein yields the protein MFNFNNLKKYKEKIGVYQIKNVVDKKVYVGSTVDLYRRLKAHYNELKGNKHKNGYLQNSWNKYGEINFIVEILEIVEKEDSIISREQYWIDKTKCCDRDIGYNRRVIAESNLGIKQTEEAIMKNSEAKKGMNHPRRIVDIDQVKEIKKKSNLGITTREISNETGVSIDIINAIRKEKSWSDVEPKIIKNKLSSNKILSKDDVIKIKRMLNSGMKTKDISLMYSVSHRTISSIKNGLIWSNVGEEITINKKKKRMSVEDANRVRDMIDKGLSDKEISTIFKTSKNSIKSMRYRHLKNKGKK from the coding sequence ATGTTTAATTTTAATAACTTAAAAAAATATAAAGAAAAAATTGGTGTATATCAAATAAAAAACGTTGTTGATAAAAAAGTGTATGTAGGATCTACTGTTGATTTGTATAGAAGGTTGAAGGCTCATTATAATGAATTAAAAGGTAATAAACATAAGAATGGCTATCTTCAAAATTCATGGAATAAGTATGGAGAAATTAATTTTATTGTTGAAATATTAGAAATTGTTGAAAAAGAGGACTCAATAATATCTAGAGAACAATATTGGATTGATAAAACTAAATGCTGCGATAGGGATATTGGTTACAATAGAAGGGTAATTGCTGAAAGTAATTTAGGCATAAAACAAACAGAAGAAGCTATAATGAAAAACAGTGAAGCTAAAAAAGGGATGAATCATCCTCGAAGAATTGTTGATATTGATCAGGTTAAAGAAATTAAAAAGAAATCTAATTTAGGAATAACAACAAGAGAAATTTCCAATGAGACAGGAGTTAGTATCGATATTATAAATGCAATAAGAAAAGAAAAATCTTGGTCTGATGTTGAACCAAAAATTATAAAAAACAAGTTAAGCTCAAACAAAATATTATCTAAAGACGATGTAATAAAAATAAAAAGAATGTTAAATAGTGGAATGAAAACAAAAGATATTTCTTTGATGTACAGTGTATCTCATAGGACTATAAGTTCTATAAAAAATGGTTTAATTTGGAGTAATGTTGGAGAAGAAATAACGATTAATAAGAAAAAGAAAAGAATGTCTGTTGAAGATGCTAATAGAGTAAGAGATATGATAGATAAAGGATTGTCTGATAAGGAAATATCTACAATTTTTAAAACTAGCAAAAATAGTATTAAAAGTATGAGATATAGGCATTTGAAAAATAAAGGTAAAAAATAA
- a CDS encoding transposase has translation MPQTITVKIKLLPTREQVEILTKMSYEYISTINTLISEMVEEKKSTKKTSKHLDSFLPSAVKNQAIKDAKSIFSTKVKKSKYKIIPTLKKPVCVWNNQNYSFDFEHIYLPLVLNGKAKKVPVRSLLIDKENRNFDLLKHKLGTLRITKKSNKWIAQISVTVSNEYRNGTKVMGVDLGLKVPAVGVTDNGNTKFFGNGRKNKYVKRYFRKKRQRFGKEKKLHAIRKLNDKEQRYMKDQDHKVSRSIVNFAIDHQISVIRIEQLTNIRQTARTSRKNEKNLHTWSFYRLAQFIEYKANLAGIKVEYVNPSYTSQTCPSCSKQNKAKDRKYKCACGFETHRDRVGAMNIRYAPVIDGNSQSA, from the coding sequence GTGCCACAAACAATCACTGTAAAAATAAAATTGCTTCCAACGAGAGAACAAGTCGAAATATTAACCAAAATGAGTTATGAATATATCTCTACAATTAATACACTCATTTCAGAGATGGTGGAAGAAAAGAAGAGTACAAAGAAAACAAGTAAACACTTAGATTCTTTTCTCCCTAGTGCTGTGAAAAATCAAGCCATTAAAGATGCGAAAAGTATATTTTCCACTAAGGTAAAGAAAAGTAAATACAAGATCATCCCTACCCTTAAAAAGCCTGTTTGTGTATGGAATAATCAAAACTACTCTTTTGATTTTGAACATATCTATCTGCCGTTAGTGTTGAACGGTAAAGCTAAAAAAGTACCTGTTCGTTCTTTATTGATAGATAAAGAGAATCGTAATTTTGATTTATTAAAACATAAGTTGGGTACACTTCGTATCACTAAGAAATCAAACAAATGGATCGCGCAAATTTCTGTCACTGTATCTAATGAATACAGGAATGGAACAAAAGTAATGGGGGTTGATTTAGGTTTAAAAGTTCCTGCTGTAGGTGTAACAGATAATGGAAATACTAAATTCTTTGGTAACGGCAGAAAGAATAAATATGTTAAGCGTTATTTCAGAAAGAAAAGACAACGCTTTGGCAAGGAAAAAAAACTACACGCCATTCGTAAACTCAATGATAAAGAACAACGATATATGAAAGACCAAGATCATAAAGTTAGTCGTTCCATTGTTAATTTCGCAATTGATCATCAAATTTCTGTCATTCGTATAGAACAATTGACGAATATTAGACAGACGGCAAGAACAAGCCGTAAAAACGAGAAGAATCTACATACATGGTCTTTTTATCGTTTAGCACAATTCATTGAATATAAAGCGAATTTAGCTGGAATTAAGGTTGAGTATGTGAATCCATCCTATACATCACAAACTTGTCCTAGTTGTTCTAAGCAAAATAAAGCCAAAGACAGAAAATATAAGTGTGCGTGTGGGTTTGAAACACATCGCGATAGAGTTGGTGCAATGAATATTCGTTATGCACCTGTGATTGATGGTAATAGTCAATCAGCCTAA
- a CDS encoding AimR family lysis-lysogeny pheromone receptor, with the protein MEMVLDRKVSKAVSIIMNLMEKHGIKQVDLRNATGYSKSFFHNLLNESKHCKFPMVLNVVRTIDNMAGISKEKTIMLEYIDTLTKPEYLVDAMDYCDRNNYLKALRTLTERALSYKKNPQLQEWGVLFNINLQRKEEFNRITKLKNNAINGNIIDESKYIELRNEVIKFNTTTNGTYIYKQLVLANIYDNMACFNDVYNTLAGVENYITSDIEAFSSESYYYRIHEMMQSYFSRNQCNFDEAEKHSDILINSNFSLKFIASGCIIMGESNMFRDPQKAIYNFEKAIEIYKQIGMDDVAILMHGKIEVTRIYWGIEVAPDTIYHQQNKAYWLIKQNRNEEALEILDLLNAKNNSEAFHKYLLGLATGDIMYLYMSLEIYIKRNGNRLFAMLPRDALLSAGQNEYAVNAIYYQEIYQEVKRTNEKN; encoded by the coding sequence ATGGAAATGGTTCTAGATAGGAAAGTTTCAAAAGCAGTTTCTATTATAATGAATTTAATGGAAAAACATGGTATTAAACAAGTGGATTTAAGAAATGCTACTGGATACTCAAAGAGTTTTTTCCATAACCTTTTGAACGAAAGTAAACATTGCAAATTTCCAATGGTACTAAATGTTGTACGGACGATAGACAATATGGCTGGTATTTCAAAAGAAAAAACGATCATGTTGGAGTATATCGATACATTGACAAAACCAGAGTATCTGGTAGATGCAATGGACTATTGTGATCGGAATAATTACTTAAAAGCTCTTAGAACGTTAACAGAAAGAGCGCTATCTTATAAAAAGAATCCACAATTACAAGAGTGGGGGGTTCTTTTTAATATAAATTTACAACGAAAAGAAGAATTCAATAGAATAACTAAATTGAAAAATAATGCTATTAATGGTAACATTATTGATGAATCGAAATATATAGAATTAAGAAATGAAGTAATAAAATTTAACACTACCACTAATGGGACATACATATACAAGCAATTAGTGCTAGCAAATATCTATGATAATATGGCATGTTTTAATGATGTTTATAATACACTAGCTGGAGTGGAGAACTATATCACTTCTGATATAGAAGCGTTTTCAAGCGAGTCATATTATTATAGAATCCATGAAATGATGCAATCATATTTTTCAAGAAACCAGTGTAATTTTGATGAGGCAGAAAAACACTCCGACATACTAATAAATTCAAATTTCAGCTTAAAATTTATCGCTTCGGGTTGTATTATTATGGGAGAATCTAACATGTTTAGAGATCCCCAAAAAGCTATATATAATTTTGAGAAAGCCATAGAAATATATAAACAAATTGGTATGGACGATGTTGCTATCTTAATGCACGGGAAAATAGAAGTAACCAGGATTTATTGGGGAATAGAGGTTGCTCCTGATACAATTTATCATCAACAAAACAAAGCGTATTGGTTGATCAAGCAAAATAGAAATGAAGAAGCCTTAGAAATTCTTGATCTACTTAATGCTAAAAATAACAGCGAGGCTTTTCACAAGTATTTACTTGGGCTTGCAACAGGTGACATTATGTATTTGTATATGTCGCTTGAAATATATATAAAGCGAAATGGGAACAGATTGTTTGCTATGTTACCTCGCGATGCACTACTAAGCGCTGGTCAAAACGAGTATGCCGTAAATGCAATTTACTATCAGGAAATCTATCAGGAGGTGAAAAGGACAAATGAAAAGAATTAA
- a CDS encoding helix-turn-helix transcriptional regulator: protein MDETKDTIQELDSIKPILAKNAKYLRLNRKKDGLDATQDVIASYIGASRVSYGKKEMGVNSFSPEELLKLAHFYNVTVDYLMTDHSNSNEAYTNTPIKSNPVSAVEVTPTNSNNNVLVDDHDANELLRLIGSLDKDNRKELTKEILNYSRGYVAAVMKKND from the coding sequence ATGGATGAAACCAAAGATACCATTCAGGAACTAGATAGTATTAAGCCTATCCTGGCAAAAAACGCAAAGTATCTTCGATTGAATAGAAAAAAGGATGGTTTAGATGCAACTCAGGACGTAATTGCTAGTTACATTGGTGCAAGTAGGGTGTCCTATGGAAAAAAAGAAATGGGTGTTAACTCTTTCTCACCTGAAGAACTATTAAAATTGGCTCACTTTTATAATGTTACAGTCGATTACTTGATGACGGATCATTCAAATTCTAATGAAGCTTATACTAATACCCCAATTAAATCTAATCCTGTTAGTGCCGTTGAGGTTACTCCCACTAATAGTAATAATAATGTTCTTGTTGATGATCACGATGCAAATGAACTATTAAGATTAATAGGTTCACTTGATAAAGACAATAGAAAAGAGTTAACAAAAGAGATATTAAATTATTCTAGAGGTTATGTTGCAGCTGTCATGAAAAAAAATGATTAA
- a CDS encoding helix-turn-helix transcriptional regulator, with protein MIKTLAVKETRKHMPRFWLKELRVQAGVTQKEVAVESGIARSTYSQIELGIKTPSVPKAKNIALFLGFPWTSFYETEPQNSQNVK; from the coding sequence ATGATAAAAACATTAGCTGTAAAAGAAACGAGAAAACACATGCCTAGATTTTGGCTTAAAGAACTAAGAGTGCAAGCTGGTGTTACACAAAAAGAAGTTGCAGTTGAATCTGGTATTGCAAGATCAACATACAGTCAGATAGAGCTAGGAATCAAGACTCCATCAGTCCCAAAAGCGAAGAATATCGCTTTATTTCTAGGTTTTCCTTGGACTTCATTCTATGAAACTGAACCACAAAATAGCCAAAATGTAAAATAA
- a CDS encoding DUF2197 domain-containing protein yields MENNKKERKCTVTEENLTEHIKKITCEDIENPFQHGKTLEKHLKKQRIRTYLCNIREQKITKSHKKDVEL; encoded by the coding sequence GTGGAAAATAACAAAAAGGAAAGGAAATGTACAGTAACCGAAGAGAATTTAACCGAACATATCAAAAAAATTACTTGTGAAGATATAGAAAACCCATTTCAACACGGCAAAACACTTGAAAAACACTTAAAAAAACAAAGAATTCGAACGTACCTCTGTAATATTAGAGAACAAAAGATCACTAAAAGTCATAAAAAGGATGTGGAGTTGTAA
- a CDS encoding helix-turn-helix domain-containing protein, with product MEYREDRYIHYRNVPTGEYNIVPVNRDGKVLHIQVPIFKKQEISFDEIKQLNLDDYGKYVEACAEDVSFVHNYFFDFWGAIMGAEAIALYLLLKRYCNNKDYCSVDMQTIQMKMKKGSKNSIIKYLNTLEKFGFITKIQRIDLKKNNSDTSPFYKIRRNIPLLSKELAETLPEKLRIEHDEFLESNNTSLDESTNSDQKPVEMLKSSQVVKSRKKKSSGYVHAIS from the coding sequence ATGGAATACAGAGAGGATCGGTACATACATTATCGGAATGTTCCGACTGGAGAATACAATATTGTTCCTGTCAATAGAGACGGGAAAGTATTGCATATTCAAGTGCCTATTTTTAAAAAGCAAGAGATTAGCTTTGACGAAATCAAGCAACTGAACCTTGATGATTATGGAAAGTATGTTGAGGCTTGTGCAGAAGACGTTTCTTTTGTCCATAACTATTTTTTCGATTTTTGGGGTGCAATCATGGGAGCGGAAGCAATAGCTTTGTATCTCCTTTTGAAGAGATATTGCAATAACAAAGATTATTGCTCTGTTGACATGCAAACAATTCAAATGAAGATGAAAAAAGGCAGTAAGAATAGCATAATTAAGTACTTGAATACACTTGAAAAGTTTGGGTTTATCACAAAAATCCAACGAATTGACCTAAAAAAGAACAATAGCGATACGAGTCCTTTCTATAAGATCAGACGTAACATACCATTGTTGTCCAAAGAATTAGCCGAAACACTACCTGAAAAATTAAGGATTGAACATGATGAATTTTTGGAGTCAAATAATACATCCTTAGATGAAAGCACTAATTCTGATCAAAAACCAGTCGAAATGTTGAAATCTTCACAAGTAGTTAAATCAAGAAAGAAGAAGTCTAGTGGCTATGTCCATGCTATTAGTTAG